CATTATGACTTTGGGACCCAAAATGGCAGGACTCATATTGCATCAACTTACCAAAATTTTCAGAGCCTTGAGCTCACACCTGGTATCCCTGCTAAGAACAAGCCAGCATCCCATGCGACTATGTGAGATGATTCACACGTTTGTACATAACTATAGAAAGGAATTCAACATATGTTATGGTAAAACAAATGCTACAAGCAAAACTAGGGAGAACTCTggacatgaaaaaaaaagtaaatggcACCCACATGATCTTCAAATTTATTCCGAGATTGAAGAAcaatcacaaattaattgaccGGAACAAAATACAATTATGGCATTCCCAAATATGGGAGATCTGACTGGGCATTATAAAGTGGTTGATAGAGTACAACATGAATGCAGGTCTTTGTTCACATGGCACATCAGAAACCTTGTCATCAGCTCAGAAATTAGAACCGAAGGCATCAGCTATGAATGTGAAAATAATACGTGCACCCTTCGGCCCACATTGGTCCTCAAATAGGCAGAAATGAAATCATTTAGCGCTAATAATCTTGTTGGTATGAACCTCCATCCATCCAATATCATACAAAACCTAGCAGGCAACATTTTGATCCACCAAGATGACTGAGATAACTGAATAACAGGATACAGCAGGTTTAACGTGCACTACAAAATCCCTGTTGCAATGCTGGAAGTCGCATATATCTTCAATGAGTACTCTGGGATATATGTCAGACCTGCTATGTCAAAAACCAGCTCATGAAAATTTATCACTGGGATtaaatagaaaatatatatttaatttctcAATCTACCACAATCACCGGGAACTAAACAGAAACTATAAGACTATCTCATCAGAAAACAGTTTTTGTAGTTCAAAATGGCATCCAGTGGATAAATGAACATCATTCATTCATCTACTTATATACATTTTAGTCAATATAggtcttttaaaattcaaaattccaatatatattaaaattcaaACCAGGTTCTTTCTTAAAGTAAGTGCAGCAACAATGAAGTTCAGTTAATTGCTTTTAAATGTATAAAAAACCTCATGCTGGACTGGTATACCAAGACAATCTTGACCCAGTCAAACTGTAGTACTTAACTGAAAAGGATATATAATATCTACACAGAAAATACATAGACATCATGAATAATTATTTATATCATATATCAAATGAACTTATCAGACAAAACTAGATTCAACTTTCCATTATATCCAAGTATGCTCAACTGTGTTTTGAAGTGCAGAAGTGATTCATTCTGGTGCACCTCAGATTATAATTAGATGCATGTCCACTTGGTGCTAAGTCAGTTTTATTTGAAAAACATGCTCTACCAAATATGTAACCAACCACTAAGAAAACCTCCAAATAGCACCTGAAATTTTTTAATATGAAACAAAAATTCCCCATTTTCAAATGTGTAGAGTTTCTTAAATGATAGCAGTGAAACAGACAAGGGAGTTTCTTTGAGTATACATAAACAAAAACATGAAGCATAATAAAAGTGAATAATTACACATTATAAAGTTTCCAACGGAATATGTCAGGAAAAGTTAGTCGTTCCGAAAATAGAGAACTATCAGTTTTGGCAAGCAAAGCAACTTGTTCGCAGAAACATCCACTGTACATAAAACATCGCATATCTATCATGATATTTGACACTTCAGGAAAAATGAGAGCACCCACAACTTGAGGATAATTTCCAAACTTTCTTATTTGTTTGGTCAGTATGATTTACATCCAGTTTCAAGCCAAATAActcaagtaaaaaaaaaaagattagaaaaaagaaaaccttcAGGGATAAGAGAGATGAAATACTACggtatagaaaatattgggtGTTTGGGACACTGTTGATTTGGTATATTAACTGATACAGTGATATGTTGAATAACATGAAGCATTAAGGGCCTTTTTGGATGCCAGAACATCTTATTAGTCCACTAAGAGCTTCTGACAGGGACTTATGTTCTAAAGATATATGGATGGAGGTGACACCCAGAAATTGGAGAAGCCGAGCAACAACTAATCCCAATTTTTAAGAGAGAAGCTAAATCACCTCGAAAAAGGGATTAAATATGCCTAAAAATAAGGGATTATCTGTTGCTGACCGCTGCTTTCTGCCATGAGCTCTTGATGAGACATTCGTTTCATATGTagttttaaaagaaaagaacatgCCTATAAGATCTTATTTCTCTGATAAGATCTTCCAGCATCCAAACAGACCTGGAATACTTGCAAAAGCATAGTGATGCCCAAGAATAAAGTAAATATACAAAAACGAGAAATGAACCTGCAAGCCACAATGTCAAGGGTGATTGTGATATGATAAGCATTTGACCAACAATTTAAAATTGAGATTGAGTTGGAAATTTAGTTAAGTTGTATGCCACGTGCAACTTATTAAAGAATATTAAGCAAAATATGTTACATTGGATGATTTTGAATGAAGTAGAAAGATTCAACTTACAGTGAACTTTGTACGCATGAGTTGCCACGAGAACAAACCATGGTGGCAGGTACAGAATAAGATGGAAACAGAATGGACAGATCAACAGACTTCACAGAcacaaaaaagggaagaaaggtGAGGATGATGGGTATTTCCACAACTATATACATCATAACCAACTAACCAAAAGTCAATCTCTTCtcccttttacttttttttttctcgtatgtttcttttttttatcatttcttGCCATTaagttaaaaaaatagaagtcATTGCAACTCCTGTTAAGATGGAAATAGTACATAAAGACACAGAGACCAAGCGAAGGAAGAAAAGTGgaggtggggtggggtggggtggggtggggtggggagaTGATTATTTCCCCTATTATATACATCATAGCCAACTGCTCAAaacgaaaaaaatattttcttcacTTGGTTCGTGTTCACCTGTTTGTGATTCCCCTTCATGAAGTCAatatcttcttccctttttccttttttgtgtttgtcctttttattatttcttgaCATTAACTTAAGAAAATAGACAGCATTAATCTCCTAATAAGACAGAGATAGTATGGGCAGATCAACAAACACTCATagagattaaaaaaagaaaagaaaaggaaaaaaatgtggGGTTGGAGGGTGGACAGAAGGGATTATCACATATAACCATATACATCATAACCaaccattcaaaaaaaaaatattctttacaTGCTTCTTGTGAACCTACATGAGGTTCCCCTCTATTAAGCcaatctcttcttcctcttttctctcttcatctttcttttttttaatcatttcttgatattaatttataaaaataggCAACATTGTATCACTTAATATGTCCTTAGGATTCTGGATCACTAACTTGAACATGTTGGGCATTCATTCAAATTcacaaaagatatataaatttttaattccAATGAAGATTATGTGAGAAcaccaaaaattctgaaaaagagTTGGGGAAAAAATGAATTTTCAAAATTATGCAGAGCAATACCTTTCTCCTTGACAGCTATTTGAAGTGTATCAAGTGTAACTATCCCATCAGTTAATGGAAGTAACTCAAGCTTGACTGTAGCGTTCGAATGTGCAGGAACACATCTAGTTGATCATGGAGAATAAAGATCTCAGTTATTTATCCAAGAGCTATATATTTACTAGTTTTGGGTATAGaacaatttgaatattttattaccCTAGAGGCACTGTGCTCTGCAACCATAGATGTGTACAGCCTGAGTCATTACTTGAAATCACATGAGACATTGAATCAGTCCAGTGCTCAAGGGAGCTTGATCTTATTCCACCACTATCACTCACTTTTTGAGATTCTGTTGAGGCAGGCATTGAACTCAGCCTATGCGTCCTGATTCCAAGTTTATCCCCACCCATCCTTCCCATATACTCATGAAAACTAATAAAAGGGTCCATTGGGGCTTTTGGTGAAGAGTTCAAGGATAAAACTGTAGGTGAAGAAGTAGATGATTCTGGAGCAAGAACAGTTAGTGTAAGATCTTCAGATGTTAAATTAGTAGCTTTTAGAGTTAACACCTGAAAAAAATCACAAGAGATTACATTCATTAGAGAACACATTCATATGTCCTGTAATTATATGTTTCTCCATATTGCTAATGGACCAACACTCAGAAAATGCAGGAGAAACCTGAACAGGAAGGTGGGGTGCTTTTGCATTTGCTCTAATAGTTTGTTGATATGATTCTGGTGCTACAGTGATCATGAGATCTCTTGCAATGCGGGGTCGCCAATCTGTCAGCTGCttgaaaaatagttttgatTCTATTGCAAAAGAAATTACAGGTTAGAAGTCAAACTAATAGCATAAATGCTTATAGAAAGCAATTGATTTCCAACAGTATAAAGATATTACCAGTATAGTTGCAGCGACATGATACTAGAATTGCATACTGATCTGCACTTCTTGATATCATATGCACATTTGGCACCATGGTACCCATCTTTGAATGTGGTTGCATAGAGTTTGTCTCACCATTGCCCCTAAAATCTCTGTTCAGTGTAGTTGCTGGTTTGAGAATGAAAGAATGTTCCTCGCCCCTCCTGCACAGGTACATACTCATGAGAACAAGCATAGATGCAAAACTAGTAAATTTTCTGAGGTGTGGGTGACAATTTAAGGGATGCTTACACAAATTGTCTTCATTAATGTCTGATACAAGTGACTGTACTTAAAATgaaattataaatatatcttccaagaaaataatattgtaaATTTCCAATTTGATAAAATATTGGATTTACCAAGTATGACTTTTATATGCATAGCTTATGTCTAAAttttccaagcagcattcacGATATCCACATCTACATGCATCATATTAGCTCCAGAGGTATATGGCTAAATAGCATTACAAAAAGGCACgtgaataaaaaatataatacataAGTCACTAATCTGGTATCCAAGATTTGAGTGGCAGTTCTTCTAGGTATATGTAATTGGTAGATTACAAGATTTAGTTAACCAACTTCTTAATAAAATCCAGCAAGTGAAAATCATTCAGTACGCAATGAGCTTTTAATGCACATGCCCTGCATTCAAATCTAGATATCCAAATTCTTGGTATATCCAGCAAGTTCTATAAATATTTCACTTATCTAAGCTATAGTTCTTTTTGTTTCCTATATTTAGATTATATTATGCATTTCATCATTATCAATTAATTGTGTGTATGTATTAGCACATAGGGTTCCCCAGAATCTTTTTATGCTTCATGCCAGCATCGGATACTGAAACACATCTTCAAGTCAATACAGAGTTATAAATGGGTGGGCTATTGCGTTCCTTGCCCTTCCAAAAAAAGGATCAATGCAGAGTTGCCACTCAAGGTAGCAATAAACTTAGATTCTGTATGAGTTTGTCAaatgtacatacatacgtacatattTATGTATAAAAATAAAAGCAGGAATACCACACTGGATAACAGCAAGAGTATCGAACACCAACCTGAGGGCAAGATTGGGTAAGCTATGACCATTTCCTGTCTCAGTACATGCAACTGGTAGGGATACAGATGGACCTTCTTttgaagcctcctcaaagacaACAGTTATTgcatccaaaaaaataatagaatctGGTATATGGGCTGGCATCACATTCTGCATAACAAAATATAAATGCTAGCCTGTTAAGATCGGTTGCAGCATTTGAAAAAGTAACAAACACTTCCTAGACAAAACAAAGAATATATTGCTTTCAAATGAGGATCATAAACAAATTAATTTGatatagtaaaaaaaataagtacTTATACCTTTATTTGGACACAGATAAAATCCTCTGTAATGCACTCAGCAGCAAAAGAACGGATTTCCAATGGTTGAATGATTTCAAGTTTTCTCCGCCACCTCCTGCCTGGTAAGTATATGCCTTCCAGCCCACAGCGAACAGAAAACCGTTCTGGCTCTAAAGAAACACCTCGAAATGATAAAATCCCTGCATTTCCCATATCTCGACTTCTTATTTGTTTCTCTGGTGAAAAGCGGTCAAAATCTTCAAGATCAAATGCTGGTCTTGAGTTGGAAGGAGGAACAGCAGATGAAGGTGGTCCGGTAACTTGAGGAAGTGAAGGCATGGAGTAGCTTCTAAAATGACCAAACGAAAAAATTTGTGAACTAGACGATAAATTTGTTTTCTGAGATATACTTGAGCTTAAAGGAGGTGATAATGGACGCGAAGGAGGTAGAGTGCGATCCAAGGGGAGCAACCATCTAAGCAGGTCGTGACATGGATCCTCACTATTCGGAACAGGTGAGCTACTGAGGTTCTCAGAAACAGAGTTGCTAGCTTGGTCCTTCTCAAATTGAAGAATCTCAAGAACAGGGTCTTTTATAATGCCAATTCCAACATTCACCTGTAAAAGAACCTGCATCCTTCCAGCAGACAAAAACAAGCATGATAAATCAGTAGTATATGGTTATCCGAGAATTTTTTCacataaaacataaaaataatattttatcggAAGATAATGCTGAAGGAAGCCATTGGCATTCAACGAATATCAACAGTGAGTTATCATAAAAACAATGCAGACCATCTTAAAGGGCACTTTAGTATTTGTGTTAAGAGGCTTGGATTGGTATTCTAGTACTGTATTATAGAAGTAAGTTTGAGAAGAAAAATACATTTTAATGAcacttttttttggaaaaattctACGAGGATGCTTCATATAGTATAGAAATAAATTTTGAGCAATGGTTCATAATCATTGGACTCATGGAATTCATTGTGCCTATTATGTCTTATGGATAAGAAAAAAATCACTTTATTAGTGGAACCTCTCATCTGAGATTAACAGGATCATGAGTACCCGACGTATTATGGATGAGAAAGAAATCACCTTATTAGTGGAACCTCTTATCTGATATTAACAGGATCATGAGTACCCAGACGTATTATGGATGAGAAAGAAATCACCTTATTAGTGGAACCTCTTATCTGAGATTAACAGGATCATGAGTACCAGACGTACTCATAGCTCCTCTATATCTCTCACAGTCTCACATGACAGCACCTCTGCTCAAAAACTTCAAATTGCTGAGGATAGATTGCATGGCTTAATTTTTTAGATACTGGTATTCAGCACATGCAATGCACATGAAGAGGGAACATAAAGTCCATGTTCTTTCCTCCAATCAGTGTGTTGGACTacctttttttatcttttttcctCTGCAAGTTGTCAGGTTTCCTAGACAGGGTCCTAGTTACAGACAGACTAGAGTCTATCATCCCCCACTCCCCTCCCACATCCCGTTTCATTTTCTGATCTTCTCTTTTCCACCTTATGTATGTGGTCACCAAGGTGAGCTGAACGAACCGATGATGGGCAGTCATGTTTGGAGCTTCCATAATATATAgcacagatatatatatagatcTTCTCAGTTCAACCAATTGACCTGGCAGTTGGACAGGTGACTTGCTGAACCTGCACATTAGCTGGGGCAGTGCCTATTCTGTGTGCAAATTCTTTTGAATATGAACAATTAGTTCATCTATGGCAAGTGTAGGCAAACACATGCTTTAGATTAACAATTTAGAGTAGTTTTGCTACCATTGGAAACATGTCCGCGTGTGTGTGCATAGACACGCATGTACATATGTCACCATTCCTTCATACAAGTAGTTAGTGATCACAAATAAGCACCTTTGGTTTGCCTGTTTCCATTACTCCTTTATAAATCTTTTATTTCTCTATCATGAAAAGTATAATATAGTTTCAAGAACTCTTGAACTTTGCTTATGCTTAGCCAAACCTTATTAATTGTACCATATGTTATCATAGCAAGAAATTATATATCCAACAAAACTACCAATAATAAATGAAACTAAGGTACTGACTACTGAGATCATTAGAAAAGCTCTTCATATGCAGTTTATTATATTGTAATACAAAAGCGATCTCCTTGTTTGTGCATGTACAATATCAAAAGTTTACATAACCAATAAATAATTTCCATGGTTTATCTTTGCGGCATAAAGATAGATTAATTGGACAGCATCCATGTCATTTCTCTTTGTTCCATTACCCTCTTCATATACCAAAAATCACCTTCAATTATTGGCACCTTATCTTAACTAAATAACCCAATTAACTATATAACCCATGTAGTCCTAACACCTCTTCCTTCTCCATCCTTTTCTAAGTTTTCACGACTTCAGAACTTCAAATTTATCTAATGGATCCATAGTTCCTCTTCTATTGTGCTCTTACTAAGTATAGACCTATAGTGGTATCTGTATTTAACAATGTGTAGAAATCACACTACTGTCTTCTTTGCTATGATTctctttgaaaaaaaatcacatGATCCTTACTATCTACACTTGCACATTCAAAATATTATATCACAATTATTTATCTACATACTAGCTagcatttttaaataaataaaaaaaagaaaaaaactatgtGAATACTTAGAAACAAAGAAACGGAAAAGCAGGCTGATGCAGGCCGACAATAACCCTCCCTCGAGATTCATGCTAAAGGCAAACAATCTGTAAGAAAGAACCATGGTCACCTCTAGGAAGCCTTAAATGATGGCCAAGCATGACCATATGGTAGCACTTGGCTCGCAAGTACCTCAAGAGCTAAAACTTTTGCAATATTGGTAGATGACGTAAGTATTAGCAACTCCAGGGCATCACCACACAAAAATTTTCAATAGGACCATCTTCATTGTGTCCGGCATCTAGTTAGCTTTCCAAGGCAGCTTGAATCACATCAATCGGAGATTGAATGAGAAAGATATGGCTGAAAATCCTAAATTGTGACAATGGTGCCAAGTCTGTATATTCTAATGGCAGAAACCATGCAATGAGATCATAAACTGTGCATTTGAGTCCTATTTGGCTAAGGAGTCATCTAATGGCAACCTTATGTCATTAGAAGGGTTGACACTTAACAGTTATGATGCCATTAGTCATTAGATGTCTCAAGAAGTCGCCTTTCACCCTTATGGCATGAGACTAGTTCTAGATTCTAGATTCTTGTTGTTGTTCATCTTTAAGCCAGATTCTAGAGGCACCCATGAGTCCTAATTCATTATAAGGGGCCCTAGAACATTATAAATACCCCATGTGCACCTCCTTTTTGCATTAAATTGTTACTGTGTATTGTCACTATGCCTCTAAATTGTTCCCATTAGCCCATGCATTATAAATAACACACATACTTATATTATTCAATTTAATTACTTACACCATTGCATAAACAATATGCTGAGAAAGGTTCAAACCACTGGCTGTACTGCAATCTATCCTGCCTTGTATTGCACGCTGCACCACCCTGTGTTGGCCAACCATGAGCAGATGGAGGGGCATACATACCCTACCAATACTTTATCAGTACGACCCTGTACTGCTGTACCATGGTACCTCAAACCAGTGATCAAGTCAAAAAATAATTCTGATTAAATCCAGATCATAAATCCACATTTTGAAAAGCATTGAAGTTGAACTCAGAATTATGGAAGTGCTTCATCCAATCATATCTTACTACCATATTAACCTTTCTCTTGGAAAAATAAAGTCAGCTGTAGAGTAAAACTCTAGCCCAAAAAGGCTCAAAGAAGGATTAAACAGATCTTTATGAATAGCTATCAACTTTTAGGAATTGGCTTCAAAGTCTTGGCCAAGGAACTTATGGCAAGAGTAGGGCCAGTCATGAAACCCAGTGGGTCAAGAAACCTGCCTCATAAGTCACCATTCAACTTCACACTTTGCCTTTCAGGCAGCGACCATCAAAAAATTTCCTAAACTTGGAAAGGTTCTAGATGAAAGTGGAAGATAACAAGGTTTCATATGGGAATATGGGATTTTTAATTGTTAACCACTTAGCACAAATCATAGACCAAAAAGTCAAAGTGAAACAGAGTcccattttttcttgattatgttaaaaagaataaaagaatttCTAGAGAAGTAAAAGAATTGCAGCACAGAGTAGAAAAATATTGGTGGAACAATTACCTTTATTAAAGATTAGAGATTTCGACCTTAGACCGTTAACATGCAAAGTGCCTTGTCGAATAACAGATTTAAGTATTTAACTACATTTAATGTAATAGGTGAAGGGAACACAAAGATGCAATGTTAATGTGGAAGTCAAATTTCTCAAAATTAAGAACTATAACACATATTTACATGCAGGGGGACCCACACGAGTTTTTGCAACTTGCATGCACTTGTTATTTAAGAGTGAAAATGGAATACAAATACATATCACACAAGTGTTTGCAACTTTGTATGCACTTGTTATTTAAGAGTAAAAATGGCATACAAAAACAACATACACCACAAAGAAAGTTTATGCCCTAGTTATTAATTACTAACAATATTTACtcaaaaaaagtattttattaCAAAAGTTTTGATGATGTTTATCTTCAAGAAAAAACAAATAGGAATATAACGTAAGCTATATCTTCAGTCACAATCTAAAGAACAATCAGCATCATGAACACAAGTTAACACAAGTTTGGCATGCCACATAATTTTGGGTGGCAATGTCCTCATACTGCCATTATTCATGAGAAGTATTaaaatacaaacatttagaGAACCAATGGAagaatttggaagaagaaaaatgtaACGAGCAAATGATATGTGGTTACTATAAATTAAAAGAATGTTATCTAGTCTCTTGATTATAAAATGCATAAAAATAGAAAACTCTCTCAAACATACCACTATGTCACCATTGCGCAGGGAGTAGCATTTGACAGTGTCTCGAGCCAGTCCACCAGATGTATTACCACCAAAATTTCCCTTGTCAACAACTGCATTAAGAAGGCTCGTTGACATGTTCAATGATCCTCCAATTGATTGGAATCTTTCCCCTGCCATCTCAGAATTCACTGAGGATTGTTCTGCCACATTTCTCTTAGACCAAAGTGGTTCATCCAGCTGGGCAATTCGAACAAAGAAATTTGAATTTCTAAATCTTTCCAACAAATTTTCAGTCTGTTGCTTATGATCTTCCATCCTAAGGAGAGATTTGGTTGCAGAGATAACTCGTCTAGGCGTCATCTCGTTTCCAGTTGATATAGTTTCTCCATTGTcttttatattttgatgaacAGTTTCTTCATGTGTGCCATTGGCATCCCTGGATTTAATTCCTACAATTTTGGTCTGCTGGTTTCCATTCTGACTAGATTTACCATTTTTAGACATCACTGCCGCAACTCTAAATGGAGTAATGATTTCTGTGTCCTGCTTTGCTGCTGATAAGCATACCAGTATATGAATCTGTTCACCTGGGATGGAAACAGATCAGATCCCAACCAAAAAAGTCTTTTGGATGTAATGGAATCAGCTGAGAAAGAATAGTTTGAAAAATGTACTTAccaggaaaaataaaagaacgGTCTAACAAACGCAACTGTAGTATATCAGGTGCATCACTCCAATTGTCTGGAAGTTCCTCTGTAAGTATAAAGTCAATAACTATGGAATAAATGATAAGAAAAATCTTTTACTTTAATAGAAGTATGGATAGTATCCCATAGACATGGTAATCAGCATTATCTATTGTAACCTGAGCTGTACAAACCTGAAAAAAGTTCTAATTTTAACAGGCAAGATATAAAATTGTTTGAGTCAAAATGATCAACTTTAGTCGAGGGGGAAGTGGGTACATATGAAACAAAATTAATAAGGATCTAGTACCATTTTTGGCAAACGATGTCCATGAAAagttcaaaatcaatccataatctCTATCAATGCTTGTTATAAGTTTCATTCATGGGCCTCATCAGATGTCTGAAAGACAatcatctattgtttttttttttttttgttaaaagcccTGACCAGCAATTTTCACTAGTTGCTTAAGTAAATGAATGCCACAGGATAAAACACGCGTCTCAGCACAGTTAGACAACAATACTGGATCCTACCAGAATGGTAGTTAAGACAAAGGAAGCAGAAAGCTAAAAAATGAGATAAGGTTTAACATATGGAGCAAAAGGATTTATTAATCTATGCAAATAAGATAAGAGAAGATAGTATAGTAGGATACATTAAGCAATCAAAAACAAACAGTATAAACTACTACGAAGATTCTtggttatttttgttttatgagTATAGGATTCATCAGCTATCTCACAACAATCTCAATTTGCATGATACCTGGCAGTAGACTAACAAAGCAGGACTTCTTCAACAGTCAGGAtattaaaatgaaagaaaaattcaatgCACATATGTTTATTACCACCAGATATACTCCCGCAAGTCCTAGCTGATTTAGGGGGAACACATCACTCATGGAGGGTGTGGGCTGCCCCCATGTCCCCAAGGCAACGAAATCAGTAttgttaaaatataataaatccaGTGGACATAATAGGTAAAaaggagggaaaagaaaaaagagttaTGGTCCTCAAACTTGACAAAAGTCATACCTATAAATTAAAATGTCTGTACCAAATGGCATTTCTCAGTTAAAAGTTCATCAATTCCTTTAATAgtttgtaattttaatttttggcaGTTAACCTATAATAAGATAGCCTGTTTTCCAACTGCAAGGGCTCAAGtgtgttctgaaattttcttcttttcatcCACATGATTTTCACTTTTAACAACGATATATCACAAACAATTTTTGGGGGTGAAGTTCCAACTAAATTCAAGATCTATTTACCAACCTAAACCAGCTCAGCTTTAAAACAAGCTAAAGCCTAAAGATATTATTGAGGCAAGGCATAGTGTTTGTACGCAACTACAAGTTCTCCCAAACCAACATTGAGAAAGAAAATAGCAAGACCGTACGACACTCTTATCTATTTACGGCGAAGCTTGCACACTTCATCCATTTCCTAATTTAAGGGTGTGTTTGATGCTGCTTAATAAAGCACTTTGtaacttttaaaagaaaaaaaaaatgtttgctCAAATGGTATCACTGGTTGCCACTTGGGCAAGGGGGCGAGTGCTTGATTCGAGTTGCAGTCAGTCCTTTAGAGTGGGGTGGGTAGGTGGGGATTAGCTCCTCctaatctttaaaaaaaataataaaataaagcaaagaaaaaaaaaagaaaacatttctTAAAAAAAGTATTTGGTAATGGTACCTTAAAAATGCTTCAACAAGATGAAAAAGTCCAAAAAGTGCTTCTATGAGAAGCTAGAAAACCTAGGTCTGGCTtcatttttgaaaaatagaagCAACACCAAACAAGCCCTAAGCAAATTTGCCCCAACTAAGACCTTTCACTAGAAAATAAAATCAGTGGACAATGGGAGCTTCAAAAAACTTCTGATCTACAAATCTGCATTTGGAtatcaaatttaattattcctTTGATAAAcaagaacttaatgaaccaacTTCAACTTGGCCTACCTCAAGAAATCCATCCTAGGAagttggcatccatgtcaattcCCGAATTTCCCCATGTCTTGCGTTGGTCCTTGGTACAAGCACTATAAAACTTCCTCAGCacagaaaaaagaaatcaaaatacaTTTTTAGATGCAAGAAAAATAAGCCTCAGCATAGCAACCTATGAAGCAATAGGGACATCCATTAAAATTCTGGCTCCATTCTCCTGCTACTTAAGCCAATTCCAACTTTGTAAAATCATAGTTTTCCATATGAGAAAAATCTTGGCGAATTAAAAGCTCCCactcgcccccccccccccccccctcctcccccaaaAATTAACCTCAATTTCGCAACCTTGGAGACTTCCCCTCCTCCAGATCACTCAGATTCCATTAACATTTTCCAAGCAATGCAAAGTTGAAGTACCTTCATAACTTTTCAGTA
This portion of the Phoenix dactylifera cultivar Barhee BC4 chromosome 11, palm_55x_up_171113_PBpolish2nd_filt_p, whole genome shotgun sequence genome encodes:
- the LOC103718451 gene encoding uncharacterized protein LOC103718451 isoform X1, which gives rise to MNFLLRTAHPVASDLHSAPEAKHQKDVRPTQKQATTLEGLIAEDLFPNSLTEEDDDKDGDGVGDAGGETQGSENQVACGNLTDVTEDEGWITIPYKELPDNWSDAPDILQLRLLDRSFIFPGEQIHILVCLSAAKQDTEIITPFRVAAVMSKNGKSSQNGNQQTKIVGIKSRDANGTHEETVHQNIKDNGETISTGNEMTPRRVISATKSLLRMEDHKQQTENLLERFRNSNFFVRIAQLDEPLWSKRNVAEQSSVNSEMAGERFQSIGGSLNMSTSLLNAVVDKGNFGGNTSGGLARDTVKCYSLRNGDIVVLLQVNVGIGIIKDPVLEILQFEKDQASNSVSENLSSSPVPNSEDPCHDLLRWLLPLDRTLPPSRPLSPPLSSSISQKTNLSSSSQIFSFGHFRSYSMPSLPQVTGPPSSAVPPSNSRPAFDLEDFDRFSPEKQIRSRDMGNAGILSFRGVSLEPERFSVRCGLEGIYLPGRRWRRKLEIIQPLEIRSFAAECITEDFICVQIKNVMPAHIPDSIIFLDAITVVFEEASKEGPSVSLPVACTETGNGHSLPNLALRRGEEHSFILKPATTLNRDFRGNGETNSMQPHSKMGTMVPNVHMISRSADQYAILVSCRCNYTESKLFFKQLTDWRPRIARDLMITVAPESYQQTIRANAKAPHLPVQVLTLKATNLTSEDLTLTVLAPESSTSSPTVLSLNSSPKAPMDPFISFHEYMGRMGGDKLGIRTHRLSSMPASTESQKVSDSGGIRSSSLEHWTDSMSHVISSNDSGCTHLWLQSTVPLGCVPAHSNATVKLELLPLTDGIVTLDTLQIAVKEKGLTYIPEYSLKIYATSSIATGIL
- the LOC103718451 gene encoding uncharacterized protein LOC103718451 isoform X2, coding for MSKNGKSSQNGNQQTKIVGIKSRDANGTHEETVHQNIKDNGETISTGNEMTPRRVISATKSLLRMEDHKQQTENLLERFRNSNFFVRIAQLDEPLWSKRNVAEQSSVNSEMAGERFQSIGGSLNMSTSLLNAVVDKGNFGGNTSGGLARDTVKCYSLRNGDIVVLLQVNVGIGIIKDPVLEILQFEKDQASNSVSENLSSSPVPNSEDPCHDLLRWLLPLDRTLPPSRPLSPPLSSSISQKTNLSSSSQIFSFGHFRSYSMPSLPQVTGPPSSAVPPSNSRPAFDLEDFDRFSPEKQIRSRDMGNAGILSFRGVSLEPERFSVRCGLEGIYLPGRRWRRKLEIIQPLEIRSFAAECITEDFICVQIKNVMPAHIPDSIIFLDAITVVFEEASKEGPSVSLPVACTETGNGHSLPNLALRRGEEHSFILKPATTLNRDFRGNGETNSMQPHSKMGTMVPNVHMISRSADQYAILVSCRCNYTESKLFFKQLTDWRPRIARDLMITVAPESYQQTIRANAKAPHLPVQVLTLKATNLTSEDLTLTVLAPESSTSSPTVLSLNSSPKAPMDPFISFHEYMGRMGGDKLGIRTHRLSSMPASTESQKVSDSGGIRSSSLEHWTDSMSHVISSNDSGCTHLWLQSTVPLGCVPAHSNATVKLELLPLTDGIVTLDTLQIAVKEKGLTYIPEYSLKIYATSSIATGIL